One window of Deltaproteobacteria bacterium genomic DNA carries:
- a CDS encoding polyprenyl synthetase family protein — MVLRLVKENLDTYDFDKVLSAYAPAMEACERAIKENLFSDVPMVTQVAEHLVMSGGKRLRPLLVVLAADLCGYQGLRTATFGTVLEYIHTATLLHDDVIDHAQLRRGRSSCNAIWDNKSSVLVGDFLYCRASSLIAQDGDIQVLAAITHATTYTTEGEILEVLKSRDLSLTQEEYFKIIEFKTAILMSCATEVGAIIGRASRKEQEALRQFGLNLGISFQVADDALDYNSEESKFGKANGVDLKEGKLTLPILLALKQCDDRERKVIKAGLMSNRDGHFAKVLEILNKYGALQETLQLAQTRAELAKAQLAIFPDSKPKQMLMALTDYVVARNK, encoded by the coding sequence ATGGTCTTGCGTCTCGTTAAAGAAAATCTAGACACCTACGATTTCGATAAGGTCTTGAGTGCCTATGCCCCGGCCATGGAGGCTTGTGAGCGGGCCATCAAAGAAAATCTTTTTTCCGATGTGCCCATGGTCACCCAGGTGGCGGAGCATTTGGTGATGAGCGGCGGCAAGCGCTTGCGGCCTTTGTTGGTAGTTTTGGCCGCTGACCTTTGTGGCTATCAGGGGTTACGCACCGCTACCTTTGGTACGGTTTTAGAATACATTCACACTGCAACCTTATTGCACGATGATGTCATTGACCATGCCCAACTCAGGCGGGGGCGCTCTTCTTGTAATGCAATTTGGGACAATAAAAGCTCGGTGTTGGTGGGCGATTTTTTATATTGCCGGGCTTCTTCTTTGATTGCCCAAGATGGCGATATTCAAGTGCTGGCGGCCATTACCCATGCCACCACTTATACCACCGAAGGCGAAATTTTAGAAGTTTTGAAATCGCGCGACTTGAGTTTGACGCAAGAAGAATACTTTAAAATCATTGAATTCAAAACCGCCATTCTCATGTCTTGCGCCACCGAAGTGGGGGCAATTATTGGGCGGGCGAGCCGTAAAGAACAAGAGGCCCTGCGGCAATTTGGGCTTAACCTGGGGATCAGTTTTCAAGTGGCCGATGACGCGCTCGATTATAATAGTGAAGAATCGAAGTTTGGCAAAGCCAATGGGGTTGATCTTAAAGAAGGCAAGCTTACCTTGCCTATTTTGCTGGCCTTAAAACAGTGCGACGACAGAGAGCGCAAGGTCATCAAGGCTGGCCTCATGAGCAACCGTGACGGCCACTTTGCCAAAGTGTTGGAGATTTTAAACAAGTATGGGGCCTTGCAAGAAACCCTGCAATTGGCGCAAACCAGGGCCGAGCTTGCCAAGGCGCAATTGGCCATCTTTCCCGATTCCAAACCTAAACAAATGCTCATGGCCCTCACCGACTATGTCGTGGCTAGAAATAAATAA
- a CDS encoding peptide chain release factor-like protein — protein sequence MFPVSFAKQQALLQAMANLKIREEDLVEEFTKGSGPGGQKINKSSVTVLLTHAPSGLQVRCQQTRSQALNRYYARKSLIDKLAEKILGEKSAKQQAFEKIRRQKRKRSKRAKEKMLAAKKHQGAKKQLRKMPEFE from the coding sequence ATGTTTCCAGTCTCGTTTGCCAAGCAACAAGCCCTATTGCAGGCCATGGCCAATTTAAAAATTAGAGAAGAAGATTTAGTCGAAGAATTTACCAAAGGTTCAGGCCCGGGCGGGCAAAAGATCAATAAAAGTTCGGTAACGGTTTTGTTAACGCACGCCCCTTCGGGGCTCCAAGTGCGTTGTCAACAAACCCGCAGCCAAGCCCTCAATCGCTATTACGCCCGAAAAAGTTTGATAGATAAGTTAGCCGAAAAAATACTTGGAGAAAAAAGCGCCAAGCAACAAGCCTTTGAAAAAATCCGTCGGCAAAAACGCAAACGCAGTAAACGGGCTAAAGAAAAAATGTTAGCGGCTAAAAAACACCAGGGGGCAAAAAAACAACTTCGCAAAATGCCTGAATTTGAGTAA
- a CDS encoding alpha/beta fold hydrolase: MITQTIRPVFLKGGPHGILLLHGFTSTPQCMEAFAARFHKAKFTVSAPIIDGHATHHLHLEKTRWEDWYQSSEAELKRLARYCERVFVAGLSMGGLLSLHLAQNHPQTVRAIALMATPLYLDGFLVRHVFPFVWKTPLRWLYRYQTKYNAGINEPLAKRRYQTYPKIPVRSVAELLELQMVVRGELRYIHQPAFIAHSKLDKTVPFGNLDYIRAALGSPEVETLTLSKSNHILTVDYEHEKLFHHLLKFFNHQKKRKTF; encoded by the coding sequence ATGATAACCCAGACCATTCGCCCGGTGTTTTTAAAAGGCGGCCCTCATGGGATTTTGCTCTTGCATGGCTTTACCAGCACCCCCCAATGCATGGAGGCGTTTGCGGCTCGATTTCACAAGGCCAAATTTACGGTCAGCGCGCCTATCATCGATGGCCACGCCACCCATCATCTTCATTTAGAAAAAACCCGGTGGGAAGATTGGTACCAAAGCAGCGAGGCAGAACTCAAACGGTTGGCCCGTTATTGCGAAAGGGTTTTTGTGGCAGGGCTTTCCATGGGGGGCTTGTTAAGCTTGCACTTGGCCCAAAACCATCCCCAAACGGTTCGAGCCATTGCCCTTATGGCGACCCCGCTTTATTTAGATGGGTTTTTGGTGAGGCATGTCTTTCCTTTCGTGTGGAAAACACCCTTACGTTGGCTTTATAGGTACCAGACTAAGTACAATGCCGGCATTAACGAGCCTTTGGCAAAGCGTCGCTACCAAACCTATCCCAAAATCCCAGTGCGTAGTGTGGCTGAATTGTTGGAATTGCAAATGGTGGTGCGAGGGGAGTTGCGCTACATCCACCAGCCCGCTTTTATCGCCCATTCTAAACTCGATAAAACCGTTCCTTTCGGCAATTTGGATTATATTCGAGCGGCCCTTGGTTCGCCTGAAGTCGAAACCCTTACTTTATCCAAAAGCAATCACATCCTCACGGTCGACTACGAACACGAAAAACTCTTTCACCACTTGTTAAAATTCTTCAACCACCAAAAAAAACGCAAAACTTTTTAA
- the ychF gene encoding redox-regulated ATPase YchF — MGFNCGIVGLPNVGKSTIFNALTQANAQAANYPFCTIDPNVGVVPVPDERLQKLADIFQPDKLTPTTVEFVDIAGLVKGASKGEGLGNQFLGNIKNCDAIVHILRCFEDSDVVHVEGEVDPIRDFAVVETELMLKDLESVDKRILRVEKIAKMGDKAAKLELEALSKAKATLDQGIPLRKSSLTEEEKLQLHDLYLITIKPIMMVANTSEADIKNPGPHVKQVEALAQKEQAPYVILSGKMEAEIASLAPADQQEFLKELGLTHSGLGRLAQAGYRLLNLATFFTAGPQEVRAWTITQGMKAPQAAGKIHNDFEKGFIKAEVYHFNDLIKCGTEAKVKEAGLYRIEGKEYVVKDGDIMFFRFNV; from the coding sequence GTGGGATTTAATTGCGGCATTGTTGGGCTCCCCAATGTGGGGAAGTCGACCATTTTTAACGCGCTTACCCAGGCCAACGCCCAGGCCGCCAATTATCCTTTTTGCACCATTGATCCCAATGTGGGGGTGGTGCCCGTGCCCGATGAGCGTTTGCAAAAGCTAGCCGACATTTTTCAACCCGACAAACTAACCCCCACCACCGTAGAATTTGTTGACATTGCAGGGCTGGTCAAAGGTGCGTCAAAAGGGGAGGGCCTCGGCAACCAATTTTTGGGAAATATTAAAAATTGTGATGCGATTGTGCACATCTTGCGTTGTTTTGAAGATAGCGATGTGGTGCATGTAGAAGGCGAAGTGGATCCCATCCGTGATTTTGCAGTGGTAGAAACCGAATTGATGCTTAAAGACTTAGAGAGCGTCGATAAACGCATCCTCAGGGTAGAAAAAATTGCCAAAATGGGCGATAAGGCAGCAAAGCTAGAACTAGAAGCCCTTAGCAAGGCGAAGGCAACCCTGGATCAAGGCATCCCTTTGCGAAAAAGTTCACTTACCGAAGAAGAAAAATTACAATTGCACGACTTATATCTCATCACGATCAAGCCTATCATGATGGTGGCGAACACCAGCGAAGCAGATATTAAAAACCCTGGGCCCCATGTCAAACAAGTGGAAGCTCTTGCCCAAAAAGAGCAGGCCCCCTACGTGATTTTGTCAGGCAAGATGGAGGCAGAAATTGCGTCATTAGCTCCAGCCGACCAGCAAGAATTTTTGAAAGAATTGGGTTTGACGCATTCGGGATTAGGCCGGCTCGCCCAAGCTGGCTACCGGCTCCTCAACCTCGCCACCTTTTTTACCGCAGGCCCACAAGAAGTGCGCGCCTGGACCATCACCCAAGGCATGAAGGCGCCGCAGGCCGCTGGCAAAATCCACAACGATTTTGAAAAGGGCTTTATTAAGGCCGAGGTGTATCATTTTAATGATTTGATTAAGTGTGGAACCGAAGCCAAGGTTAAAGAGGCGGGGCTCTACCGCATTGAAGGCAAAGAGTATGTAGTGAAAGATGGGGACATTATGTTTTTTCGATTTAACGTGTGA
- a CDS encoding rhomboid family intramembrane serine protease, with the protein MDLTWHQGIEIDFCVHCGGLWFDQRELEKIILAQDPNFPADYQIVEHLGKLTRVTELPCPNCKIPYLEEYAYLQGNPLKIEVCPKCFGLWLDEGELEHAKVAHHVQPCESAIDQKTHWGHWLFQFFLALPVEFNIRPRKIPYVTFTLIALNIFVYLAQFIWGTEMLERHLAMVTNQWGQSKWFLNLLTYQFIHYGFVHMAGNLYFVYILGDNIEDAMSRIGFLAFYLFVGIMGGVTQSLVQKEELVMIAGASGSVAGLMAAYAFWFRRARLTFMLLIFQFKLSSFWYFGIWILFNVLGLFFQPNALAWWVHVGGFGWGLLVAYLYYPNLLKQFPLLYLLNQTHRRSTLANVV; encoded by the coding sequence ATGGATTTGACTTGGCACCAAGGGATCGAGATTGATTTTTGTGTGCATTGTGGGGGCTTGTGGTTTGACCAGCGAGAGTTAGAAAAGATAATTCTTGCCCAAGACCCTAACTTCCCGGCCGACTATCAAATCGTCGAACATTTGGGCAAATTAACGCGCGTTACCGAGTTGCCTTGCCCTAATTGCAAAATTCCTTATCTTGAAGAATATGCTTATTTACAGGGCAACCCCTTAAAAATCGAGGTGTGCCCCAAGTGCTTTGGTCTTTGGCTCGACGAAGGCGAGCTTGAGCATGCCAAGGTGGCGCATCACGTACAGCCTTGCGAATCCGCCATTGATCAAAAGACCCATTGGGGCCATTGGCTTTTCCAATTTTTTTTAGCGTTGCCAGTAGAATTCAATATTCGCCCCCGCAAAATCCCTTATGTTACGTTCACCCTGATTGCGTTAAATATTTTCGTCTACCTTGCCCAATTTATTTGGGGCACAGAAATGCTTGAGCGTCACCTTGCCATGGTAACCAACCAGTGGGGGCAGTCAAAATGGTTTTTGAATCTTTTGACTTATCAATTTATTCACTATGGGTTTGTGCACATGGCGGGCAATCTATATTTTGTGTATATTTTAGGGGATAATATTGAAGATGCCATGAGTCGAATAGGTTTTTTGGCCTTTTATCTTTTTGTGGGGATCATGGGTGGGGTTACTCAGTCTTTGGTGCAAAAAGAAGAACTGGTGATGATTGCAGGGGCCAGTGGTTCGGTGGCAGGGCTCATGGCCGCCTATGCCTTTTGGTTTCGACGCGCTCGATTAACGTTTATGTTACTCATTTTTCAATTCAAACTTTCTTCGTTTTGGTATTTTGGCATCTGGATTTTGTTTAATGTCTTAGGGTTATTTTTTCAACCCAATGCACTGGCCTGGTGGGTGCATGTGGGTGGTTTTGGCTGGGGCTTGCTTGTGGCTTATTTATATTATCCCAATTTACTCAAACAATTTCCTTTGTTGTATTTGCTCAACCAAACGCACAGGCGATCAACACTTGCGAACGTTGTATGA
- the xth gene encoding exodeoxyribonuclease III has protein sequence MKLITWNVNGIRAAARKGFLDWLIQEAPDVLCLQETKACPSQLDQDLLKPVGYTATHWASAEKKGYSGVAFFVKESPLQVITGLGIPEFDCEGRTLTAEFADFILLTGYFPNGKDDLSRIPYKLRYSEAAKNFALTLKQQKQKPMIICGDINTAHQPIDIARPKENEGNTGFTPAERAWLTQFLQSGFVDIFREREPSPHHYTWWSYRANARANNVGWRIDYFFVTPELCPRVQRVYHQPHVMGSDHCPVVLELT, from the coding sequence ATGAAACTTATCACGTGGAACGTTAATGGAATTCGGGCCGCGGCCCGCAAGGGTTTTTTGGATTGGCTCATCCAAGAAGCCCCCGATGTTTTGTGTTTACAAGAAACCAAGGCCTGCCCTTCCCAGCTAGACCAAGACTTACTTAAACCTGTGGGCTACACCGCAACCCATTGGGCATCGGCAGAAAAAAAAGGCTATAGCGGGGTGGCCTTTTTTGTAAAAGAATCCCCCCTCCAAGTGATTACTGGCTTAGGGATTCCAGAGTTTGATTGTGAAGGGCGAACGCTTACCGCCGAGTTTGCCGATTTTATTTTGCTCACTGGGTATTTCCCTAATGGGAAAGATGATTTGAGTCGCATCCCCTACAAATTGCGCTATAGCGAAGCGGCGAAAAATTTTGCGTTAACTTTAAAACAACAAAAACAAAAACCGATGATTATATGTGGCGATATCAATACTGCTCATCAACCCATCGATATTGCCCGCCCGAAAGAAAATGAAGGCAACACAGGCTTTACCCCCGCAGAGCGAGCTTGGTTAACGCAGTTTTTACAAAGCGGGTTTGTCGATATTTTTCGAGAACGCGAACCCAGCCCCCATCATTATACTTGGTGGTCTTACCGTGCCAATGCCCGGGCCAACAACGTGGGGTGGCGCATCGATTATTTTTTTGTAACGCCAGAATTATGCCCTCGGGTGCAAAGGGTTTATCATCAACCTCATGTGATGGGGTCAGACCATTGTCCGGTGGTGTTGGAGTTAACCTAA